A part of Gemmatimonadota bacterium genomic DNA contains:
- a CDS encoding class I SAM-dependent methyltransferase encodes MKFDERDLYTGLSALHWATISTSDPRIDKSFYKGILEKAGSKALELGCGAGRLLLTFLQEGFDVQGVDISGDMLSVCRQHANAMGLDPVLYEQQMQQLDLPDRFNAIYIPCGGFQCVMGRRAALETLRRCHAHLEPGGILAFNVAPAHSFYYWGPKEIHAWPGEWKQIANKELEDGKRLLVYHHKIFEDTVEQYAVRERRYELYEGDRLIKEEIHTGQTHWYHRNELMWMLELAGFQGADVKGDWTDETLNSEHEKEMVFVATKNEDK; translated from the coding sequence ATGAAATTCGACGAACGAGATCTGTACACTGGACTCTCCGCACTTCATTGGGCTACGATATCGACGTCAGACCCCCGCATAGACAAGTCATTCTACAAAGGCATCCTTGAGAAAGCCGGAAGTAAGGCTCTGGAACTGGGATGCGGAGCGGGGCGGTTACTACTGACCTTTTTGCAAGAAGGATTTGATGTACAGGGGGTGGACATTTCGGGCGATATGCTATCTGTATGTCGCCAGCATGCGAACGCGATGGGGCTGGACCCCGTGCTCTATGAGCAGCAAATGCAGCAGTTGGATCTCCCCGATCGATTTAATGCCATCTATATCCCGTGCGGTGGTTTCCAGTGTGTAATGGGACGGCGAGCGGCATTGGAAACGCTCCGCCGATGCCACGCTCATTTGGAGCCTGGTGGAATTCTCGCCTTTAATGTTGCCCCAGCCCATAGTTTTTATTACTGGGGACCCAAAGAGATTCACGCGTGGCCTGGCGAGTGGAAACAGATCGCCAACAAGGAGCTTGAAGACGGAAAGCGCCTACTGGTTTACCACCACAAAATTTTTGAAGATACGGTAGAGCAATATGCTGTCCGAGAACGGCGATACGAACTATACGAAGGCGACCGTCTCATAAAAGAGGAGATTCACACCGGACAGACGCACTGGTACCATCGAAATGAACTGATGTGGATGCTGGAATTGGCAGGCTTTCAAGGTGCCGATGTCAAAGGCGATTGGACAGACGAGACCCTGAATTCTGAACACGAAAAAGAGATGGTCTTCGTTGCTACCAAGAATGAGGATAAGTGA
- a CDS encoding GNAT family N-acetyltransferase: MSPLYLNESIPLMPDLTGNRIFLREYTSSDLDMVHQWMSDSEVMKFLSWGPTKTRDETFIQLADFMRHRFEEDRQGYYWPIVLKSSHQVVGHVDLRWISKKYGGGDGNVGYFMNRSYWGKGYMTEAVKLVIDFGFSKLGMHKISASCIKGNIASEKIMIKCGMTKEAEYREGGIRFDKWVNRLVYAILDSEWKFGKS, encoded by the coding sequence ATGTCTCCGCTTTATCTTAATGAAAGCATACCATTGATGCCTGACCTAACTGGAAATCGAATCTTTCTTAGAGAATATACTTCAAGTGATCTGGATATGGTTCACCAATGGATGAGCGATTCTGAAGTCATGAAGTTTCTGAGTTGGGGCCCGACAAAAACAAGAGATGAGACATTTATCCAATTGGCAGATTTTATGCGCCATCGGTTTGAAGAAGATCGACAAGGCTATTATTGGCCTATTGTGCTCAAATCATCCCATCAAGTGGTTGGTCACGTTGACCTTCGATGGATAAGCAAAAAGTATGGTGGTGGAGATGGAAATGTTGGGTATTTCATGAACAGATCCTATTGGGGCAAAGGATATATGACCGAAGCCGTGAAGTTGGTCATTGATTTTGGCTTTTCGAAACTTGGAATGCACAAAATTTCTGCCTCCTGTATCAAGGGAAATATCGCATCCGAAAAAATCATGATCAAATGTGGAATGACAAAAGAAGCGGAATATCGCGAGGGAGGTATTCGGTTTGACAAGTGGGTGAATCGATTGGTCTATGCGATTTTGGATTCAGAATGGAAGTTCGGCAAAAGCTGA
- a CDS encoding GNAT family N-acetyltransferase codes for MHRLHSKKTASIRPHFDTPNLRLVVDSIIDGKTPARVWADDPATPRTVLAWEGRCIYLVGDFEGVEANNGLREIFSTEIQPEGQSRELGFFKLYYSPDAWSLRLEKIFGPLSHTNVERRIYCSVRDSSSRIDVPSFPLEIRQIDAQLLQGDFAHIGTVKDEILGGWPSLETFLDQGFGFAMLDGTSVVCWCTAEYVSEGKCGIGIETIEAYERRGIATAVAREFVRHALASEMNPYWDCWASNIPSVRVAEKVGFADSHEYEIAIGTFGDG; via the coding sequence ATGCACCGACTTCACAGTAAAAAGACCGCGTCAATTCGGCCTCATTTTGACACGCCTAACCTCCGCCTCGTTGTAGATAGCATTATCGATGGCAAAACCCCTGCCAGAGTCTGGGCAGACGATCCAGCTACCCCGAGGACCGTATTAGCCTGGGAAGGCCGGTGTATCTACCTCGTAGGAGACTTTGAAGGCGTTGAAGCCAACAATGGGCTGCGAGAGATCTTCTCGACTGAAATCCAGCCAGAGGGTCAGTCAAGAGAACTCGGGTTCTTCAAGCTCTACTATTCACCAGATGCATGGAGCCTCCGGCTGGAGAAGATTTTCGGCCCGCTCTCGCACACGAACGTGGAAAGAAGGATTTACTGCTCTGTTCGGGACAGCTCATCGAGAATTGACGTCCCATCGTTCCCGCTGGAGATCAGGCAGATCGACGCCCAATTGCTCCAAGGTGACTTTGCGCACATTGGCACGGTCAAAGATGAGATCCTGGGGGGCTGGCCATCCCTCGAAACATTTCTCGACCAGGGATTTGGCTTCGCGATGCTCGATGGAACTTCTGTTGTCTGTTGGTGTACAGCAGAATACGTGAGCGAAGGCAAGTGCGGCATAGGTATCGAGACGATTGAAGCATACGAGAGAAGAGGCATTGCTACTGCGGTGGCTAGAGAGTTTGTCAGGCATGCCCTTGCTTCAGAAATGAATCCCTACTGGGACTGTTGGGCAAGCAACATACCATCGGTCAGGGTGGCAGAAAAAGTGGGGTTCGCTGACAGTCACGAATACGAGATCGCAATTGGCACATTCGGCGACGGATAG
- a CDS encoding GNAT family N-acetyltransferase: MELSKQKHPVMPVGVNFRTPVSDDLEAIQAGWKKAVPFAPLESWLESFRDFVLPSKEKGFSKIAVRAGKIIGFASVLGEALRAIYVEDKYRRQGIGTALLSEMIESVQSKGGSHLNVATSHAWVGTIKGIDVRHAEAIRFLGHRGFERGRIITDVEAEFQDIEAAPQPRSLKHVVSEYRTEELEDMIAFVKRLGKKVWVWPDWIDQYRHYNQKRVRLLARVDGELIGCVDALISPSGVAGISYIALLPDYRRRGIGSGLLREAAKILKQRGATSMFAPIVPRKFYEVNGWRVNREYAVMTRQLSG, from the coding sequence ATGGAATTGAGTAAACAGAAGCACCCTGTTATGCCTGTTGGTGTAAATTTTAGAACACCCGTTTCTGATGATCTCGAGGCGATTCAGGCTGGCTGGAAAAAGGCAGTTCCCTTTGCCCCACTCGAAAGCTGGTTGGAGTCATTCAGGGACTTTGTTCTGCCTTCAAAAGAAAAGGGATTTTCAAAAATCGCGGTACGCGCTGGAAAAATCATCGGTTTTGCCAGCGTATTGGGGGAAGCACTTCGCGCGATCTACGTGGAAGATAAATACCGACGACAGGGCATTGGGACTGCTCTGTTATCCGAGATGATTGAATCCGTCCAATCGAAGGGAGGCAGCCATCTCAATGTTGCAACATCGCACGCCTGGGTTGGGACGATAAAGGGAATCGACGTCCGCCATGCAGAGGCCATTCGCTTTCTTGGGCATCGCGGTTTCGAGAGGGGCAGGATCATAACCGATGTTGAGGCCGAATTTCAAGACATTGAGGCCGCACCCCAACCCCGGTCCTTGAAGCATGTGGTCTCAGAATATCGCACTGAAGAGCTGGAAGATATGATAGCGTTTGTCAAGCGACTTGGGAAGAAAGTGTGGGTCTGGCCCGACTGGATCGATCAATACCGTCACTATAATCAGAAGCGGGTTCGATTACTGGCGCGCGTAGATGGAGAGTTAATCGGTTGTGTTGATGCGTTGATTAGCCCAAGCGGAGTCGCAGGCATAAGCTACATCGCTTTGCTTCCCGACTATCGTCGCCGAGGGATTGGCTCCGGCCTTCTGAGGGAAGCCGCCAAAATTCTCAAGCAGAGAGGAGCGACATCAATGTTTGCTCCGATTGTTCCGCGTAAGTTCTATGAAGTCAACGGATGGCGTGTGAATCGCGAGTATGCCGTTATGACAAGGCAGCTATCTGGATAG
- a CDS encoding aldo/keto reductase has translation MRMPRTRIEQKQQVALFALNGVFFVSATAQTDAVAFFIWRYSMDIPKDGCCPRRRWGKTELSIPVIAFGSDGFGNRFGHVSDETAIRLMQRAVELGVNHFDCARCYGDSLRKIGLAIKQNAIKREDLIITGRICCHGSGQWGLFGKGDPEYASEIADYSSDRVLPDIEDQLKRLEIDRFDALLVHGPWPVEPSLAPGGILEGLEQARDRGLVDFIGYGMHHPPFHLKAIESGRVDVLLTYSDYNLLRQNAADDILPAAAAHDIGVLNAWSIFRGWLTGLPVASFVPRQEWKEDHHQAENIRLWCKSQNVDMLQLALQFCLREARIHGNPIGMMNIEQLEMNVAAVLKPLPDEVFDAFKLAHL, from the coding sequence ATGCGTATGCCACGAACGAGAATCGAACAGAAACAACAGGTTGCGCTATTCGCTTTGAATGGCGTTTTTTTTGTTTCGGCCACTGCACAAACGGATGCTGTGGCCTTTTTTATTTGGAGGTACTCTATGGATATCCCGAAAGATGGCTGCTGTCCACGGCGACGTTGGGGAAAAACGGAATTGTCCATCCCAGTAATTGCCTTTGGAAGTGATGGATTTGGCAATCGGTTCGGCCACGTAAGTGATGAAACTGCCATAAGGCTCATGCAACGCGCTGTAGAACTGGGTGTCAATCACTTTGACTGCGCTCGATGCTATGGAGATTCGCTACGCAAAATAGGGTTGGCAATCAAGCAAAACGCAATCAAACGAGAGGATTTAATCATCACTGGCCGAATATGTTGTCACGGTAGTGGTCAATGGGGTCTCTTTGGAAAAGGAGATCCTGAATATGCATCAGAAATCGCTGATTATTCGTCAGATCGCGTGCTGCCAGATATTGAAGATCAACTCAAACGCTTAGAAATTGACCGCTTCGATGCGCTGCTCGTTCACGGCCCCTGGCCTGTTGAACCATCCCTTGCACCGGGCGGTATTCTCGAAGGTCTGGAACAAGCCCGAGATCGCGGTCTGGTAGATTTTATCGGCTATGGCATGCACCACCCTCCCTTTCATTTGAAAGCCATTGAATCAGGGCGGGTTGATGTCCTTTTGACCTACTCTGATTACAATCTGCTTCGCCAAAATGCAGCGGATGATATTCTGCCAGCGGCAGCAGCGCATGACATCGGGGTACTCAACGCCTGGTCTATTTTTAGAGGTTGGCTAACGGGTTTACCCGTTGCGTCGTTTGTCCCCCGACAGGAATGGAAGGAGGATCATCACCAGGCTGAAAATATCCGGCTCTGGTGTAAATCGCAAAATGTTGATATGCTCCAACTCGCTCTACAATTTTGCCTGCGAGAAGCTCGAATACATGGCAATCCAATTGGCATGATGAATATTGAACAGTTGGAAATGAACGTGGCTGCTGTATTAAAACCATTGCCCGATGAAGTATTCGACGCTTTCAAACTGGCGCACTTATGA
- a CDS encoding NAD-dependent epimerase/dehydratase family protein gives MNILVIGGTRFIGAHAVARLAEAGHTVTVFHRGKHNADLVPDSVEHIHGNRLDLGDFREQFLSLKVDVLLDTIAMNEQFAQTFTDTMQDVAPRVVVLSSGDVYHAYDIMRGYGTGPLQEVPIREDGDLRTRLYPYRGESLRSDNDPHKHMDFYDKIPVERILSQAFDTTILRLPAVYGPGDHRPWGYLKKMLDGRSVILLGEESMHWRFIRGYIDDVAEAIVAATVNASATGRIYNVGDGNYCTEREWVESIAKAAGWKGEIRTLPEDKLPDHLGQLANPAQDLIYDVSRIREELGWEHRTDLNVGMKRTVDWARENPPEAYDQSIFDYDAEDRALASAVKKDN, from the coding sequence ATGAACATACTCGTCATCGGTGGCACGCGCTTTATCGGTGCCCATGCTGTCGCCAGGCTGGCTGAAGCCGGTCATACCGTCACCGTCTTCCACCGGGGCAAGCACAACGCCGATCTCGTTCCGGACAGCGTCGAGCATATTCACGGCAATCGACTGGACCTGGGCGACTTCCGTGAACAGTTCCTATCGCTGAAGGTGGATGTCCTCCTTGACACGATTGCCATGAACGAGCAATTCGCGCAGACATTCACCGACACCATGCAGGATGTTGCGCCCAGAGTTGTCGTCCTCTCGAGCGGTGACGTCTATCACGCCTATGACATCATGAGAGGATACGGAACAGGTCCGCTTCAGGAAGTCCCCATCCGCGAAGACGGAGACCTCCGCACGCGACTGTATCCCTACCGCGGCGAATCGCTTCGGTCTGACAACGACCCGCACAAACACATGGATTTCTACGACAAGATCCCCGTGGAGCGAATACTTTCACAGGCGTTCGACACGACGATTCTCAGATTGCCTGCCGTTTATGGTCCCGGCGATCACCGTCCCTGGGGATACCTCAAGAAGATGCTCGACGGTCGGTCGGTGATTTTGCTGGGTGAAGAGAGCATGCACTGGCGCTTCATCCGCGGATATATCGACGATGTCGCCGAGGCCATTGTCGCCGCGACAGTAAACGCCTCAGCTACCGGACGCATCTACAACGTGGGAGACGGAAATTACTGCACGGAGCGAGAATGGGTTGAATCGATTGCAAAGGCTGCGGGCTGGAAGGGCGAAATCCGAACGCTCCCCGAGGACAAGCTACCCGACCATCTCGGACAACTGGCGAACCCCGCGCAAGATCTGATCTACGACGTCAGCAGGATCCGCGAAGAACTGGGCTGGGAACACAGGACGGATTTGAACGTGGGCATGAAGCGTACGGTTGACTGGGCACGCGAGAACCCTCCAGAGGCATACGATCAGTCCATCTTCGACTATGACGCAGAAGATCGTGCTCTGGCAAGTGCTGTAAAAAAGGACAATTAA
- a CDS encoding phosphotransferase produces MVQIESKGWGLVLFSTNDIARLLQDRWGIRGKVDSVVPGTSKVFRVETSKQLYYARLSSSRRGFSADQVVEFINFLGNWGAAVPVIIPTQDGQLAEPIGNRCLSVERALPGTMCDSTCLSILPEAGKQLARLHDISVHFPGRLREKRPVRDFVGPRLRSVLWSRIPNEAKEAITSLTDSLPSGLLDVPVAWVLTHYDLRSANAIRDGENVAYTDIGAVFQPRLCDLVMVQDRWLLHDPAGDARLLTTEETRQFWEGYVALSPLSEEEKIVVGIIWASYSADRLSHWLYTGQKLNVWEFRERLAVTPELLRFPEEILKDIG; encoded by the coding sequence ATTGTGCAGATCGAATCAAAGGGGTGGGGCTTGGTACTTTTCTCTACCAATGATATCGCGAGGCTTTTGCAGGATCGGTGGGGAATCAGAGGGAAAGTCGATTCCGTCGTTCCCGGCACCTCGAAGGTCTTCCGTGTCGAGACAAGTAAGCAGCTATACTACGCTCGCTTGAGCTCCTCGCGCAGGGGTTTCTCTGCTGATCAAGTGGTTGAGTTTATCAACTTCCTTGGCAACTGGGGCGCGGCGGTCCCGGTCATCATCCCAACACAGGACGGTCAGCTTGCTGAGCCGATAGGGAATCGCTGTCTTTCGGTTGAGCGGGCTCTGCCGGGAACAATGTGTGATTCCACATGCCTTTCGATTCTCCCCGAGGCAGGTAAGCAGTTGGCCAGGCTCCATGATATCTCCGTTCACTTTCCCGGCCGCCTTCGGGAAAAAAGACCCGTTCGCGACTTCGTGGGTCCACGCCTGAGGTCGGTTTTGTGGAGCCGGATTCCAAATGAGGCAAAGGAAGCGATTACTTCTCTCACAGACAGTCTCCCTTCCGGGCTTCTCGATGTTCCTGTAGCCTGGGTATTGACGCACTACGATTTGCGTTCGGCGAATGCTATCCGCGATGGAGAGAATGTGGCGTACACAGATATTGGTGCTGTCTTTCAACCCCGGCTCTGTGATCTCGTAATGGTCCAAGATCGCTGGCTTCTTCATGATCCAGCTGGGGACGCTCGACTCCTCACAACTGAGGAAACAAGGCAGTTTTGGGAGGGATATGTTGCCTTGAGTCCACTTTCGGAAGAAGAAAAAATAGTGGTGGGCATCATCTGGGCATCTTACAGCGCAGATCGATTGTCTCACTGGCTATACACAGGACAGAAACTTAATGTGTGGGAGTTTCGCGAGCGGCTTGCTGTCACTCCTGAACTGCTGAGATTCCCCGAAGAGATCTTGAAGGACATCGGTTAG
- a CDS encoding class I SAM-dependent methyltransferase — protein MQQRYDERDLYTGLASVHWATISVTDPRRDQEFYRSIIVKNSGKALELGCGAGRLLIAYLQDGLDVEGIDISADQLAVCRRDAERVGVKPVLYEQSMQTFDVPHSYSTIYIPCGSFECVMDRAEALETLRRCFTHLEPKGQLVFACSPGNRNYYGSKEEAKTYPGEWTLRSNKALPDGRRLLVYLRDTGEDPVEQIQMQERRYEVHDGDQVTEEEVHVGQTRWYHRNEVLWMLQLAGFADVEVKGNFSEEPLNTEHTDMVFVATKPAG, from the coding sequence ATGCAGCAGCGATACGACGAACGCGATCTGTACACCGGACTGGCGTCCGTCCATTGGGCCACAATATCGGTTACCGATCCCCGTAGAGACCAGGAATTCTATCGTTCCATAATCGTGAAGAATTCAGGCAAAGCGCTCGAATTAGGGTGTGGCGCGGGTCGCTTGTTGATCGCCTATCTACAGGATGGACTTGACGTTGAGGGAATAGACATATCAGCAGATCAACTGGCAGTGTGCCGCCGGGATGCAGAGCGTGTCGGAGTCAAACCGGTCCTTTATGAGCAATCTATGCAGACATTCGACGTTCCGCATAGCTACAGTACCATTTACATCCCCTGTGGGAGCTTCGAGTGTGTCATGGATCGCGCCGAGGCATTGGAGACATTGCGACGTTGTTTCACCCACCTGGAACCGAAAGGACAACTCGTATTCGCCTGTTCTCCGGGGAACCGGAACTACTACGGCAGTAAAGAAGAAGCGAAGACCTACCCAGGAGAATGGACATTGCGATCAAACAAGGCGCTTCCAGACGGCCGACGATTATTGGTATATCTACGAGACACGGGAGAGGACCCAGTTGAACAGATCCAGATGCAGGAACGTCGGTATGAGGTCCACGATGGTGACCAGGTTACCGAGGAAGAGGTGCATGTGGGCCAGACGCGTTGGTATCATCGCAATGAGGTGCTCTGGATGCTACAGTTGGCGGGATTCGCCGACGTGGAGGTGAAGGGTAACTTCTCGGAAGAGCCTCTGAACACTGAGCATACGGACATGGTTTTCGTGGCCACGAAACCGGCTGGTTAG
- a CDS encoding GNAT family N-acetyltransferase: MYKHSPAIEEWPLYRAGSLSKVWAESTTKAPFSYSVVPEDFASGLVPNLEDSESLATDREQKLLVASVDAELVGFAHICAGPAEVRGEDTECGIIRCLAFVPDFPVVGQLLLESAEGLLTDYGYIDAFPLYHGYSFHNYKVGVLSDRLAHVRQLFSENGYTPHDAHLTLERRIGGVIPTTIAARVNVEKVPTHAERPDIFVRAFSGDSRIGICRMFSCQVYANLDELASCCYLRWLGVDQEHRRQGIGHHLLNLALSEAQEEGYKRVILNCRENNIAAVSLYTRVGFRIGDVSSAYVKRL; encoded by the coding sequence ATGTACAAGCACTCACCTGCGATTGAAGAGTGGCCCCTGTATCGTGCGGGTAGTCTCTCCAAGGTCTGGGCGGAATCAACGACAAAGGCCCCCTTCAGCTATTCGGTTGTTCCCGAAGACTTCGCAAGTGGCCTTGTACCAAATCTGGAAGACAGCGAGTCACTGGCAACAGATAGGGAGCAGAAGTTGCTTGTTGCGTCTGTCGATGCCGAGCTTGTTGGGTTCGCGCACATTTGTGCTGGCCCGGCCGAAGTACGTGGCGAAGACACCGAATGCGGAATCATCCGTTGCCTGGCGTTTGTGCCAGATTTCCCAGTGGTCGGGCAGTTGTTGCTGGAGAGCGCAGAAGGCTTGCTAACAGACTATGGGTACATTGATGCGTTTCCGCTCTATCACGGATACTCGTTTCACAACTATAAGGTTGGCGTCCTGTCTGATCGGCTCGCCCATGTCCGCCAACTTTTCAGTGAGAATGGATACACACCTCACGATGCCCATCTGACCTTGGAGCGACGAATAGGAGGAGTGATCCCAACTACAATTGCAGCGCGGGTGAATGTCGAGAAAGTCCCGACACATGCAGAACGGCCCGACATATTCGTGAGGGCGTTCTCTGGTGATTCCAGAATCGGAATATGCCGCATGTTCAGTTGTCAAGTTTACGCCAACCTTGACGAACTCGCCTCCTGCTGTTACTTGCGATGGCTTGGGGTAGATCAGGAGCACCGACGGCAAGGCATAGGGCACCATCTGCTCAATCTCGCACTGTCTGAGGCACAAGAGGAAGGATATAAGCGCGTGATTCTGAACTGCCGCGAAAACAACATAGCTGCGGTCTCGCTCTATACCAGAGTTGGATTCCGCATCGGTGATGTCTCTTCGGCATACGTGAAGAGGCTGTAG
- a CDS encoding VOC family protein, which translates to MRFTGICIITQNVDRLCAFYREILKLEPEEGNIFEIIPTEGADLSIFSSERTEKMAPGCLKGVGYGSYTIEFEVEDVDREFERLKAMNVEIVKSPTTQSWGRRSVWFRDPDGNIVNFYANVQA; encoded by the coding sequence ATGCGGTTCACTGGCATTTGTATAATAACGCAGAATGTGGACAGATTATGCGCTTTCTACAGAGAAATACTAAAACTTGAACCAGAAGAAGGAAATATATTTGAGATCATTCCAACGGAGGGTGCAGATTTGTCAATCTTCTCCTCAGAACGCACGGAGAAGATGGCTCCTGGATGCCTGAAGGGAGTTGGATATGGTAGCTATACTATCGAGTTTGAGGTAGAAGACGTCGACCGGGAATTTGAGCGTTTGAAAGCCATGAATGTTGAGATTGTTAAATCGCCTACAACCCAATCGTGGGGGCGCCGATCTGTTTGGTTTCGTGACCCGGATGGGAACATCGTCAATTTCTATGCCAATGTGCAGGCTTAA
- a CDS encoding class I SAM-dependent methyltransferase, whose translation MKQSFYGRIYSQSYDLEGRRGDMLPFYLNKWKKAGRPGPVLEPMCGTGYFLIPFLEAGADIDGVDASPYMLAECRKKCAEKGLDPSLHQQLIEEINLSRQYGFIFIPDRSFGHLYEREAAQKSLQKLWDYLLPGGWFVLDLKTPPEEGEFGKSGETEIEIEDRLDGSTVWITSLWSERDGGLVIRNLTKYEVYVNGELTTTELFDYNERFYDIVEFEEMLRNTGFMDIQTTKAYGDTEPSEHDIVVFSCRKPE comes from the coding sequence TTGAAGCAGTCCTTTTACGGAAGAATCTACTCTCAAAGCTACGACCTGGAAGGAAGACGCGGCGATATGCTTCCGTTCTACCTGAACAAGTGGAAGAAAGCTGGAAGACCAGGCCCGGTCCTTGAACCGATGTGTGGAACAGGATATTTTCTAATCCCCTTTCTGGAAGCAGGAGCGGATATTGATGGGGTAGATGCTTCACCATATATGCTGGCTGAATGTCGTAAGAAATGCGCAGAGAAGGGCTTAGATCCCTCGCTGCATCAACAGTTGATTGAAGAGATCAACCTGTCGCGACAATATGGATTCATTTTCATCCCGGACCGTTCATTTGGTCATCTCTATGAACGGGAAGCTGCTCAGAAATCGCTTCAGAAACTCTGGGACTATCTCTTGCCCGGTGGATGGTTTGTTCTGGACCTCAAGACGCCACCTGAAGAAGGTGAGTTTGGAAAATCAGGCGAAACGGAAATTGAAATCGAAGACCGGCTTGATGGTTCGACTGTTTGGATTACTTCATTATGGTCTGAAAGAGACGGTGGACTTGTCATTCGCAACCTGACCAAATATGAAGTGTATGTGAATGGAGAGCTCACTACGACGGAACTATTCGACTATAATGAACGGTTTTATGACATAGTTGAATTTGAAGAAATGCTGCGTAATACAGGATTTATGGATATACAGACGACGAAAGCTTACGGGGATACCGAACCATCGGAGCATGATATCGTCGTTTTTTCCTGTCGTAAGCCTGAATAA
- a CDS encoding GFA family protein: protein MIKGGCLCGKIQFVVDGPILGMVNCHCSDCRKAYGSAFGTEALCEKDDFRYVEGEALISSYKQSERITREFCGVCGSPLPLRQDWYPQIGIPGGLLDDDPQVIPSQHIFVGDKAPWWEITDDKPQHEAYPPGVDPTII from the coding sequence ATGATCAAAGGAGGCTGTCTGTGTGGTAAGATCCAGTTCGTGGTGGATGGCCCGATCCTGGGCATGGTGAACTGCCACTGTTCGGATTGCAGAAAAGCTTATGGTTCCGCATTCGGGACAGAAGCCTTGTGCGAGAAGGATGACTTCAGGTATGTCGAAGGAGAGGCGTTGATTTCGTCATACAAACAATCGGAACGGATCACGCGCGAATTTTGTGGGGTGTGCGGATCGCCGCTGCCACTGAGGCAAGATTGGTACCCTCAGATCGGGATACCTGGCGGGCTTCTCGATGATGATCCCCAGGTTATACCTTCGCAGCACATATTCGTTGGGGACAAAGCACCCTGGTGGGAAATCACGGATGACAAACCTCAACACGAAGCGTATCCTCCAGGCGTTGATCCGACAATCATATAG
- a CDS encoding exo-alpha-sialidase has product MDAHPNKADYEVTPKNPPNDGILFVDHSPARRGGNLGHALVEYEDGKILAFYPNCSAERHNPKKLDKGHSARGWMEYKRSEDSGETWSDRNVVAYSKNLFDTGQSGKTSKKLSAFAEKAVRTDKGEIVLFFLVCDITTNVIWRQFQVPTYISSPDGGHTWREPSALCDSRGRLYDARYYNGEILVLHFKNDNEINFLGNKPEHVYELHVSRDGGRTFVKRSELPFDTIGKSYGTMGIRDNGSIIVYIYNSKAEHTMDYVVSDDCGHTWSDPKIAHFQKRIRNPQMAVLNGSYFMHGRSAFLQGKKEEKGHFVLYASRDGLAWDDGIYLRMREEGIAAYSNSIVVGSLNPHKRNRLLLQASHAYEQHLTNVYHWWIDTP; this is encoded by the coding sequence ATGGACGCACATCCAAACAAAGCAGATTACGAAGTCACCCCCAAAAACCCACCGAACGATGGGATTCTCTTCGTCGATCACTCCCCGGCAAGAAGAGGTGGAAATCTTGGGCATGCACTGGTGGAGTATGAAGACGGGAAGATCCTCGCCTTCTATCCGAACTGCTCCGCCGAACGCCACAACCCGAAGAAGCTTGACAAGGGCCACTCGGCCAGGGGCTGGATGGAATACAAGCGCTCGGAAGACAGCGGCGAGACATGGAGCGACCGGAACGTGGTTGCCTATTCGAAAAACTTGTTCGACACCGGGCAGAGTGGGAAGACCAGCAAGAAACTATCCGCTTTCGCCGAGAAGGCAGTTCGGACGGACAAGGGTGAAATCGTCCTCTTTTTCCTTGTGTGTGATATCACGACCAATGTCATTTGGAGGCAATTTCAGGTGCCGACATACATCAGCAGTCCGGATGGAGGGCACACATGGCGTGAGCCGTCTGCACTGTGCGACAGTCGGGGCAGGCTCTACGATGCACGGTATTACAACGGAGAGATACTCGTGTTGCACTTCAAGAACGACAACGAGATCAATTTCCTGGGCAACAAGCCCGAGCATGTGTACGAGTTGCACGTGAGCCGAGACGGTGGCCGGACGTTCGTGAAGCGCAGCGAGCTTCCCTTCGACACCATCGGGAAATCGTACGGAACCATGGGGATACGCGATAACGGAAGCATCATTGTGTACATATACAACAGCAAGGCTGAGCACACGATGGACTATGTGGTTAGCGACGACTGCGGCCACACCTGGTCCGACCCGAAGATCGCGCACTTCCAGAAGAGAATCCGAAATCCTCAGATGGCCGTGCTAAACGGCAGTTATTTCATGCACGGACGCAGTGCATTCTTGCAGGGTAAGAAAGAGGAAAAAGGTCACTTTGTTCTGTATGCTTCACGAGATGGCCTTGCTTGGGATGACGGCATCTACTTGAGGATGCGCGAAGAGGGAATCGCAGCATATTCGAACAGCATCGTGGTCGGATCGCTAAATCCACACAAGCGGAATCGGCTGCTGCTACAGGCGTCGCATGCGTATGAACAGCACTTGACGAACGTGTATCACTGGTGGATCGACACGCCATAG